ATTTTATTGGCAGAGGATAATGAATTTAATCAAATAGTTGCAATGGATACCTTAGAGGAGATATTTCCCGGGATTCAGGTAGAACTTGCAGAAAATGGCAAAATTGCATTAGAAAAATTAGATGCAAAGGAATATGATTTGGTTTTAATGGACATCCAAATGCCAGAAATGGATGGAATGACTGCAACCAAAACGATACGTGAAGTTTTTCCCTCGCCGAGAAATAAAATGAAAATTTGTGCCATGACTGCAAGTGTAACCAGGCAGGAGGTAGAAGAGTTTTTTGCCAATGGATTAGATGATTTTCTAGCTAAGCCTTTTGAACCAAGTGAGTTAAAAAGAAAAATAGTTAAGCTTGTTAATTTAAGTTTAGCCGAAGGGATAAGCAAAGGATAATGTCAACAGGAATGCTATTTCAATATGCGGGGATGTTGCTATTTCCATTTATTATAATGGAGTTAGTAAAACGCAATAAAATTGCCGGGATATTAGGCCCTGTGGCATTAAGCTATGTATTTGGTTTTTTATATTCTCAATTATTTAGTCAATTTTTTTTCTCTGAAGTATCCAAGAATCTGGTGGATTTTTCGGTGCCGGTTGCCATTGCTTTGCTTTTGTTTTCTACTGATTTTGTTTCATGGCTTAAATATGCTAGAAAAGCCATGTTGTCATTTGGATTGCAAATAGTTAGTGTTGTATTTTGTTCTTTTATTGCCTATTTGGTTTTTAAAGGGTCGCATCCCGAATTGTGGAAAATTGCCGGAATGTTCACGGGTGTTTACATTGGAGGTACTCCAAATTTAATTGCTATTGGACGAATGACTGAAGCAAGTGAACAAACCATGGTTGTTGCTCAAGCAAGTGATGTGTTTAATAGTGGAATCTATTTTTTATTATTGCTTACGGTAGCACAACGATTTTTGCTTCAGTTTCTTCCCAGTTTTTTTCCTATGAAGGATAATCCCAGAGATGAAACCTTTCACTATGGAAGAATTGGTTTAGAATTGTCTTTCGGTCAAACAGTAAAACGTTTAATTGTTTCGTTTGGCCTGGCTCTTCTTGTTTTTGGTAGTTCAATTGGAATTTCTTTTTTGGTAGCAGGCGGAATAGAAATGATTCCTGTTTTATTATCAGTTTCTACTCTTTCAATCGCACTTTCATTTATAAAATCCGTAAGAGAATTACCAAAGACCTATGAATTTGGGGAGTATTTTATTTGTGTTTTTTGCTTAGGGCTGGGAAGTCAAACTAGATTTGATGAATTGATTTCAGGAAATATTTCTATTTTCCAGTTCGACACTATGGTTATATGGACTAGTATTGGATTCCATTTTTTCTTGTCTCGAATTTTCAAGATAGATGCTGATACAACTTTAATAACTTCTACCGCTGGGATTTTTGGCCCTCATTTTATAGGTCCTGTTGCCAGTGTTTTGAAGAATAAGCAAATTGTGGTTTCAGGAATTACTACAGGTTTGGTAGGATTTGCACTGGCAAATTACGTTGGATTAGCATTAAGTTATATACTACATTCATTTGGTTAAAAAGTA
This DNA window, taken from Bacteroidia bacterium, encodes the following:
- a CDS encoding DUF819 family protein; translation: MELVKRNKIAGILGPVALSYVFGFLYSQLFSQFFFSEVSKNLVDFSVPVAIALLLFSTDFVSWLKYARKAMLSFGLQIVSVVFCSFIAYLVFKGSHPELWKIAGMFTGVYIGGTPNLIAIGRMTEASEQTMVVAQASDVFNSGIYFLLLLTVAQRFLLQFLPSFFPMKDNPRDETFHYGRIGLELSFGQTVKRLIVSFGLALLVFGSSIGISFLVAGGIEMIPVLLSVSTLSIALSFIKSVRELPKTYEFGEYFICVFCLGLGSQTRFDELISGNISIFQFDTMVIWTSIGFHFFLSRIFKIDADTTLITSTAGIFGPHFIGPVASVLKNKQIVVSGITTGLVGFALANYVGLALSYILHSFG